In Melospiza melodia melodia isolate bMelMel2 chromosome 5, bMelMel2.pri, whole genome shotgun sequence, the DNA window GATTAAAAGAAAGCTACGTCCTCCAAAAACTTGAGAGATGCCACGGGAATGCCCATGgactctccctttttttttggaATAAAGTCAGAGgacttctctgtctcctttttggacataaacctccgGTGCTGCAAATTTTTCTGCACAGATAACAAACACCACCTGTGGACCCAGCAACAAGACTTAATTGATGCATTGAATTTTCATATGCGATGATCGCAGTCTTGATCCATCAGGGGTGGGGGAAGCCCCTGAAACATGAAGTTCAATGGGTTAATACACAATCCAGTTCAGGTGGGAATGCTCAGGTACCTCCCCTGTTGCTAAGCGAAGGTGGGCTTGTACGGCCACCCGGGCTGTTCCTGTGCTGGTCTGAGATTTCCCAGCACACATCCCAAGCCCTCTCCTCCTCCCGTCCGGTCGGGGAGAGCAAACCCGGCCTCAGCCAAGGGCGCGCTGCTTTCGGAACCCGCTGGGTGTGGGAGTCATtaacccccagcatttcagtccCTCACACAGACGGTGGGAGAACTGAGTGAGCGAGGAGAAGACACGCAAAGGCCACATgggaaatttgattttttttcttttttaattaccTACGGTGAGGAAAGGTCTTGGAGATGACACGAATGTTAAGAACGATCACGTTAATAAGTTTCGACGACGAGGATTTCCCGGAGAACGCACTAACCCCGCCCCGCCTCAGCCCCCGCGCGGTGTGTCCGGGGTCGCCGCGCATGCGCAGCGCCGCGAGACTCCGTCCCGCCGGCAGCGGGGCGGCGCTAAGATGGCGGCGGCGCTGCTGGCGCGGTGGTGCCGGGGTGTCCCCGGGCTCCGGGACACACTCGGGCTCCGCGCCGCCCGCCTGCCCctcgccgccgccccgcccctgCTGCTCCGCCGCCTCGCCGCGCCCCCGGGGCCGCGCAGCTTCTCGGCGGCCGAGCTGGTGCGCGCCGCGCCGGCCCCGCTGCAGCCGTACTTGCGCCTCATGCGGCTGCACCAGCCCGCCGGTGAGCGCGGCGGGGAGGGCCGGGGCCGCCCGTGGCCTCCCGCTCCCCGCTGAGCCCGCCCGCGGGTTTTGTCTCCCCGCAGGGACGTGGCTGCTCTACCTGCCGTGCACCTGGAGCATCGGGCTGGCGGCCGCGCCCGGCTGCCTGCCGGACTGGCACATGCTGTCGCTGTTCGGCGTGGGAGCCGTGCTCATGCGAGGGGCCGGCTGCACCATCAATGACATGTGGGACCGCGACTATGACAGACAGGTAGCGAACCGCGGGGCCAGGCCGCTCACAGTGTGCAGTGACACGACAAGCGGGCGTGGCTTCAAATTgaaagagtaggtttagattagattttaggaataagttcttcactctgaggatggtgaggcattGGAGTAGGTTGCCCGGAGAAGTTTTAGGTGGCCCAtcactgaaagtgttcaaggcgaAGTTAGATGGGGTGTAAGTAACCTGGTCTAGTAAAAAGTGTCCATGCCCACAACACAAGggttggaatgaggtgatctttaaggtccccttcCGACCCAAGCCCTTCTGTGATTCAGAGAACTGAGCATGCGCCCATTCATCTCCATGTCACAGAATCAACAGAATTTTTTAGGGTTAGAAGGGATCTCGGGAGATGATCTAGCTCAATCCCCTTGCCAAGGCCAGCTCATCTACAGCAGGTTACACAGGAGCACATCCAAATGGATTTTGAATGTCTCCAGGGAGAGAAACTCCACTTAACACATGCTGTTTTTTCTCAGCCATGCACCAAGGGTTCTGAAGGCACTGAAATATATTAACATCACTAGTGATTCCTTGATGAGTGCAGGCTCCAGCTTCTGGAATTTCTCCATGTTTCTGTCTGAGATGCATGCAATTAATTTGTTTACATTTCCTCCAAAAACAGTagaaagtatttttttctttgtctaGGACTGTAGTAAGTCTTCTAGGATACTCACTCACCTCTGTGTAAGATAAAATACATGCTGTTGTTTGCTTTAGGCAGTACTTGAACAAGTTTATTTTTCAACCTTGTTTTGCACCACAGAACAAACCAAGTAACACTTTTTTGCTACACTTGCTAGTGACAATCTATCCAAGAAttacttccccccccccccaattttaGGAGCAGCATTTCCTTttattgttgtattgttaattttggCTGTTCACAGTATCATGCCCAGCCCTGAGCTAATCTCCTTCTATTATGTTGTATGTTTTTATTTATCATCTCCCATTTGTTCAGAAGAGGGAAATAAGTAAAAGGCAGTGCCCAGTGTGAGATTCTAAAACGTGCACAGGTTCCAGCTTGGAGGGGAACATCCTGATGATGCTGTTTActcctcctgttttttttttcctgtattgttCCTGTGGTTTTGGAGTTTTGAGTTTTGGCCCTACAAGACACAGACTAATGAGCCAATCCAGTATGTGGAGTTCTTAGTATGGCACTTGTGTTTGTGCTGTTGGGAAGGCAGGGAATCAGAATGGGGTTTATGGAAGCTTTGGATGGTTTAGGGTTTGGAAGGTGTTAACAACTACATATGCTAAACAGATTTGATGCGGGGATTTGATAAGTAAGAAACGAATTTCAATATAATGGTTTAATTTGTGCATTATGTGATGTGGTCAGATAGAAAGTTTTAAAAATTGCCTTCGCAGCTTTTTCTGGGGTACCTTAAAAGGCTTCCTTCAACACAGGTGCCATAAAGGCCAGGCCAACAGCAGGAGTTGGTTGGTGTAGGTGatggtgtgtcacagacatcttttgtgaagaatcttttttttaggatttttcctctttctgagaagctgtggcctcagcaacaaaatgtaaacaatgattatctgctgctgtggaatgcaacaagtagatccgtgattggtctcctgtgaaTGTTttgatttactgaccactcacggcagagctgttcttgctttgtgcctagacacagaactttgttgattctttccttttctattcttagcatagcaagcttctgagaacctttctctctattcttttagtctagtcataatgtaatatatatcacaaaataataaatcaagccttctaaacatgaggtcaacattctcgtctcctCTTCAtcctgaaaaacccttgcaagccctgtaataATGGTGCTTTGGGGTTTAGATTTTGTGTTACTGATTATTTGGGACATATTTTCTTTAAGTGAAGCATCCCATGTTTGGTTGCACTGTGCAGTAGAATTGGTCACAGCTGTGTTAAGTGCATGTTTACTGCTCCAAAAGCAGTATTTGATGTTAGCATAGCCTGATGGCAGAGGGGAGAACAAGCTAAAAGGGTTTATATAAATTCACATTATTCAAGCATAGGCAAGATACTTTTTATGTACAGAATATTCTGTAAAAGTTGGCTTTTGAACCTCATTGAATAGACTTGACACCATTTTCATCAAAATGCACAATTTCATGGAATTGTTAGGTTGAAAggcacctctggagatcatccagtccaacctggcaaggcagggtcacctggagcaggtgacacaggaacatgtTCAGGTggggtttggaatgtctccagagagggacacTCCAcaatttccctgggcagcctgttccagggctctgccaccctcagtgtgGAGAAGTTCTTGCTCATGTTGAGGTGAAATTCAGTCATTTGGTGTTCTTTTGGTGTTGGTAATCTTTGGCAAGTATTCACCATTCATTTAGTTTAACTTTTTTCTGACACTTGTTTCTTTCTTCAGTTTAGCTTGTATGATTTCTTGCTCCATACAGAATTTCTGAATTCCACTGTATCCCAGTTGGGATTAAATGTCTTTTCGCAGCTGTTAACTCCACATCAATGGGACTGGATTCTGAAAATGCCATTagaaagaaacaaaagcaaacaacaGAATTAGGACCTTTTCATTTCGCttcagaaaataggaaaaaaacattgTAAATTGCCCATCAGTTACAGACGTACCTAGTGGTAATATTATTTCCATTTTTAGGTTGCAAGGACAGCAAGCAGACCCCTGGCAGCTGGAGATATCTCCACTTTCCAGTCCTTGGTTTTTCTTGGGGGACAGCTCAGCCTGGCACTGTGTGTGCTTCTGTGTCTGAATTACTACAGGTGATGTATGAGTTATCTTTTGGTTTTTAAAGTCTGCTTCTTGGTCCTGAGTTAAGCACAGAGATTTTGAGTAGAAACGGTGTTGGGGTCAGAGGGAGGATGTTATTAGTCATGGAATTGTAATTGAAAGGAAAGAATTAGATCAGTACCATGTACAtctcctgcagtgctgcactacaTCTACTGATCTTTAGCCTGGCAAACAATAATTCTCTTGGTACTTTTTGCAGTATCATTCTGGGAGCATCCTCTTTATTCCTTGTGATCACCTACCCTCTGATGAAGAGAATAACATACTGGCCACAGCTAGTTTTAGGTGAGATGGAaagattttttctctttttttaatttcagatgtagtttttggggtgttttacaAGTTTGTACTTGAGCTTTAGCAATCTGACTTTTTATAACTTTATATCAAAATAGAAATACCTTACAGACAAAGCTCTGTTGTGCCACAAGCTTCTTAATTTGTGACAGGCCCTGGCATTGatgtgtggttttggggttggattttttttgttattagAAATTAGTTCCTTGTTTTGATGCAGTGATAGGAGGTAGAAGAGTAGTGTGGAAATAAACATTTTGTCATTTGAGAGTGAGCTGTAGTTTTGCAGTTATTTCAAAACCCTTCTTAAATACAGATTTGTCTGTACAGcatttcagtcttcagcttctaaAATAACTCCTGAACAGATACTGATGGTGCTTGTCTTTTGGGTTGAGCTACTAAAATATACCTGTGTATATTGGCTCTCACATTCCAGCTGTCTTCAGCTTCAATTTTGACCAAAAATTGTCATTTTCAGGCTAGAAGTACCATAGTTGGCTGCTGTGTACTGTTTTGCAGCCAGTTATCCTGACATGTTTTGTTACACTGACACCTGAGCATTTCACCTTCAGACCTGTTGTTAGAGTATTCTACAATAGTTCTGTGCAAGTGTTTCCCTACACTAATGAAGTCAAACTCAAATTAGGGAAAAATGTGTGGCATATGTAATTTTTCTTGCATGTCCAGAGTATTAAATgtcaaattatttatatttattacctGCGTGAAGATAAGTGGTAGAAAAATAGAGATGTTGGTATTATACAAAAGGCTGCTGATATGATACACTCTCAGATAAATTGTATTTAATTGCTGCTGGCATTCTTGTAACttccatttttttaaattctcttaATGTTTTTAGGATTTACATTTAATTGGGGAGCCCTTCTTGGCTGGTCTGCCATCAAAGGGTCATGTGAGTGGTCTGTGTGTTTGCCCTTGTACTTTGCTGGAGTCATGTGGACACTGGTGTACGACACCATTTATGCACATCAGGTAGGGTGACAGTGAAACCTTCCAGATACCCGTGTTTAAACACACaagtttgtgtgttttgtttacaAATTTGTTGTCAAACAGCTAAACTAACCTCTTGCAGTTCTTCACCTGCAGCTGAGCTGAAGCAGCCCCAAAGAAGTCCCAGCCCTTcaaatttttattgctgtttgccAAGGTTTTACAAGTCAGGTGGAAAGATGGAAGTACAATACCCGTTGTGCTCTTATGCTTTTGTGTTCTGGAAATATTTTTGACATTGGTATTAACTCCTGGCTGCTAAACAGCTCTAAGGCCAGCCTTCTAGTTTAAATTTTAGTGTGGGGACCTACAACTGCCCTTAAATTGGGCTCCTAGTAAGAAGCATAGAAAATGTAAGCAAgtccttaatttttatttttcttatgaaGTGGCATTGGATTATGGATTTTGTGGTAATTCATCTTTTCATTCCAGGATAAGAGGGATGACATCATGATTGGTGTGAAGTCAACTGCACTGCATTTCAAGAAAGACACAAAGCAGTGGCTCAGTGGCTTCAGCCTGGCAATGCTCCTGAGTCTGTGTGTGACAGGGGTGAATTGCAACCAAACCCTCCCGTATTACTCGGCTGTGGCTGCCGTAGGGGCTCACCTGGCACACCAGGTTTGATGGATTTATTCATACTTTTTCCACGAGGAAGTTCTTACTAACAAGTCAGAGGGCTTTTCAACTCCCATCAATTAATGAGCTACCCATGAAAAGCAGTTCCTGTAAAGAGAACTAAAGTCTTCTGACAATAAGCTTGGTCTTCTGAAGTACCTTTTGCAGACCTTTTGATTGAGGAGACCTTCAGTCCTGACCACAAACAGTGGAGCACTGAGTTTCAGTTTGTTTGTAACCAAGAGAAGTGCCACAAATTAAGCTGTGATCTCAAGGAAAGTGTTTTTTtctcactgccagcagcagctgctgctagaTCCGCCTCAATGTGCTGCAAAATACTGTGGTGTTGACTGCTCTGATTCAGTTCTTGCAGTGTCTGGCACACATAATAGCAGATGTTAGCATTATAATTTTATGTTAATTGACAGTTCTAAAGAGTTCTCTTAAAAGCAGAGAACAATCCAATTCAGTCTTGTAGTTGCATTCATTTAGAAATTTTTATGAATAACAGAAAGAAAGAGATTAGCTTTGTCAGGAAAGGATGCAGATAGAATCTTGTTATCTTGTTATTTCTGAATACTAACAACTGTGTTACACAGTGTTGTAGTAGGTGACAAGTCAGTCTATTCAAAAATTAATTGCTGGTTTTGATAGGTAAGTGATGGCAGAGTATTGTGTATTGCAAGTAGTAAAACCATTACTAGTCTGAGAAGTTAAATTTGGAATGGTGATGTGGAACTTTTTATAAAGCACATTGATCATAATGTTGCATTTTAGTGGGTGGAGCTCATGCAGGTAATGGATATTAAACATATCAGTGGGTAAGAGAATCCTTGTGTTGATGTAGTCTGGCACTCAGCCACTGTTTTCATAGTGACTGTGCTTGGAAATGTATGAGGAAAAGAATCCTATGTCCTCTGCATTTACAGTTTGAATTGTCAGAGAGCCTTTGTGCTGTTGTTTTGTCCTAAATGAGAACCACTTTTAAGGATCTTTGTAAGTGAGGATGCAGACTAATGAGTATAAATGATGGGGGATTCACAATTGTGTGGACTGCCAAAGTCAAAAGAGCAGAACTGTTCTGTGTACCACAGAGTAGCTTCTTTTTGAGGAATTATTTTAGTATAGTCCTGCTTAAATATTTTTATGCTTATCTTCTTGTTCAAGATTTCTGATTGTGTCTTTAACTGAGTTTAGAAAGCTGAGTAAGATGCTTGAGGATCAGGATTTCCAAGATTTCCTTGATTCACTGAATTTTTTCTGCCTGAGGCAGAAAAATTTGGTCATGATGATATCAAATTGTATCCCTCTCAAGAGGTGTGCCAGTAGAAAAATAACATCTTCTACTTTCCATGTGTTTCTGAAAGAATAGCTTAGCTGCTGTTTAGTTTAATTTTCCAGTTCAGTGTTTCAAGTTCCTAGTGTCTGAGGAGCTGACAGGTTCTTAAGGGCGTGGATCACATCATATTTGAGAAGCTTGTGAagagttttttttattatttgaccAGGACCCAGCCCTGTTTTCTCTCTACAGCCACAAATGAAGCAGATCTCCTGGCAAAGGTTTCACTTCTTTCAGTCAAATACTTTTTTCTATTTTAACTTTTTCAAAGGCTGAAGTGCAAAGTTTGAGGTTTTTGGGGCTCCTTCTCTGTTAATCCTTTCAGTCATTTTGCTCAACATTTCCTCTTGTTATTGTGCTCAAGACTTCTGCACCAAATTTTGATTTTGGGAGTATTTTTTCAGTAAATTTGCTCTTGCTGTACCTTGTGAgttgggattttttgttgttgtttttttttttcccacttttattTGTGACTCGCAGCAGAGAGCTGCCATGTGGGTAAGCCAGGCCTTCTGGCTGCTATTGCAGGTGTCCTGGTCCTTGTTTGGAAGGGAATTGCATGGACTTGGCTAAGAGCAACTGGACTGAAACCAGCCCTGTGTGGCAAGGCAGCCTCTGGCACTTGCTCTGGTTCACTGCTGGCTCTCCAGTGCCTTGTCTCTGCTGAAACATAGCACAACACCTTGTAGCAGAGATGGAAAAGtgcattcatttttatttaaagtTACATTGAAGAATTAGGTGGCAACCTACTGAGGAAAATCTCAAAACTTATTTACATACCCAGATATTTTTGTACTTTCAAGTATCAATCCAGACACACCAGTAACTGGGCTTCCATTGAGATGGTCTGGGAATCATGTTCTTATGAGATCCTTGACTTTTCAGCTGTATGTTGAAAAAAATCTGTCAAACACAGATGCCAgttatgcaaaaaaaaattaaacaccaAGTATTCCTGTTTCTTGTGTAGTTAAGGGTAGACTTTAGAGCTTAAGAATAATTTTTTGAAGTTGCAGATAATTTTGTGATGTGTAAGATATTTATGAATCTGTAGAATAATAGTAATCCTTTAATGTTATACTGTACTTTTGCAGATTTACACTTTGGACATAGACAAGCCCGAAGACTGTTGGAAAAAATTTGCTTCAAATCGTACTGTAGGAATTCTGCTCTTCGTAGGGATTGTGCTTGGAAATCTGTGGAAATGAAAAGGCTTAAATGCAAAAAGCCTTCAGAAAACAGATAGTTGAAATCACTATACTGATATTTTAGTCTAACTGAAGTGTAGATACTGTAAGAAGGAAAACACTTGTAATATAAATATAGCTGCTTTATATTGTTTATTTATAAAAGCTGGTGGAAACATTCTTATTTCTGAAATCATGCAATTTTGATAATTTGATAATAAAAAAGTGGAAGTTTTGGTTATCTGGGAATAACTTCAATCTGCGTAGAAGTTCCAAAAAGTGAGCTCCAAAAAGCTCTGCTGGTCCTGTGTAGTAGCAGCAAACTTCTGTCAAGCTCTGGAGACTGTGAACCCAAGATTTTATATGAAACAGGTGTCTCTTAGTGACAGCACGGgtaaaaatgcaaaattatttccGGATGTAAATAAATTTGTCTGTACAAATGTATGTATGTTTGATGGTCTGATTTATTACAAAGGTAATTTTGAGTTTGAGTTGGAGCTTGCTTCATGGAAGAGTTGCAATGACTGTTTTCCTTCTGGGATGTCTAGAAACTGTCAGGACTCTAAATGTGTGAGGTCCAGAGTAAGGAGTCAGTAGAGAAGTATTTAAGAAGATTTTCTGCTTTTACTGTGATTGCTGCAGCAGGTGCTTTCCATGTGAAAAGGACAGGCTTCTGCAAAGTTGCCTGCACAGAGTGAGCTAAGCTTGTTTGTCAAGAGTGATTTGAACACACTCTAAGGACTGAAAACAAAAACAGAGAAGCCCAGAGCTGTTGCCAGATGTGTGTGAGGAGTGGTTGACTGTGGGCTACAAGTTCATCTGTCAATGCAAACTGTTGACGTTTATTTTAATTCCGCTTGTTTTGACTTATGCCTACCGGTCTTATTTGTAGTCTCACAGGAAAAACCTCTTTCTAGGGGAACGCCTAGAAACAGTAAAAATAGCAAGTGCAGGCTAACTAAGTGGTCCTTGCACAGAAGTTGTTCTTAAATAGGGTTTGTATTTGTGGGGTGGAGAAAGTATTAAGTTGAAGAAAAGAGTTTAATAATGAAAAACCATAAGCTTCTGATCAGTTTTGTAACATAGCTGCATTTTGTAGGGGGAGAATTTTGATGCATCCAATTTGAAGTTGAACTTTGTTTATTAGCCATTTACTAGTAATTAAAAAGTCTTGTAACTAGTATGGATCAGTTTCAGTAGTGTTACTTTAGTGAGGTCATGGCAAAagtttttaatctgtttttaaCATACTGAAGCATCTTTAAGTAGCTCATAATTGGGAAGAGTTCACATTTTGTCATGTGTTTGTACCTTCTGGTGTCCTGTGTCTGATGACTGCTTGTCACAAGTCTTAAAATGAGAAGAGGAAAAAGGTGTCACTAAATACAGTGTAAATTAAAGTTTCAAAACAGTCCTCATGTCCGGAACTTGAAAATCACTTCATATTTTCTGTGTGAGTTTTCCAAATTCATCTTAATTTCATTTCACACAGATAAGACATAGCTGTATTTTAGGTTCATTGCCTGTAAAACAGAAAGATTTAGGTTCCAGGCTGTAATCTGAggatattaaattaattaaaaacttTTGTTAACAcaaggaaataaataatttttcaagTGCAAAAGAGGTAAAGGCTACTAAGCATGTTAGTTGCATGAGCATTTTATGATTAATGCacagaaattaataatttttaagtGCAAAAGAGATAAAGGCTGAGCTGCTTCCTGGCTAAAACCTTCCTGTTTGGATCTGTTGGCAGATATATGTACATCTCCTCCCTTCATTCCCAAGGTGTTCTATTCCAAATCTTCACTAAGATGCTCTCTGCTATAATTGGATGCAGTTTCTTAAAAAGTTTTCAAATACTCCTGTCTCTAAGCATCAGCTTTTATTAGTGTGTTTTTGCAGAACTAAACAACATCCTCTGGAAGTTTCTTCTCCACTATCATTGCCTTTCTCCCACACATCCTTTCCCAAGTATTCCTCCACAGGATGGTGAGATAACAAATGCATTTTTCCAGCAACAGAAAGGTCAAATGTCCCAAACTGAAACACTGCTCAGTGAAACAGAAAGCTCTGTACCAACATCAGCCCTTGCCTGTGTGTTGCACTTTGTAGAAGGGTGTATCAAAGCAACACTAGCTCTTTGTCCAGGATTAGCCCTATAGAGGTAAGGGATCTCCTGCAAGGATAAAGGGAGAGGTTGCCAAGGCATTGGAAACCTGCAGGGTGGGGCTGGATCTTTGCCTTAGAAGCCTGTTTTGTACAGTGGCACACAGGAGCTCTCACACTCCCCTTTCCCAGGGAGACGACTTGTCAGAGGAGGGTCAGCCAAGGCAAACTCTGCCTGGGTTCTGCTATTAGTATTTCTTGGTAAATATAAAGGTGTTGATGGGGCAGGTCAGGGTTTTCCCTCCCTCTGTTCCCAAgcaagtgctgcaggagctgtgctgtgtgaacagctgcagtgcctgtgccagccggTCTGGCTGCTAGGGAGCCTGGCAACACCATGGCAGTGGGTCAGGCATCTCACCAGCCACGGGTGACATGATCTGGAAATAAAAGGCACTCCTTTTCTGTTTCCACTTTGGCAAAAGCTAGCAGAGGGCCATTAATTAATTTCTAAACACTTCACGGTGCAAATACCAGGAGAGAGGCTCTGTTTGAGCTTCAAAGGAAAGCTGCCAAGAAATAATGTGCATCTTAGCTGGCCATGGATAATGAGAACTTTAGGTACTAGCTGAAGGCTCCTGGTGTACTGAAGAGGTGATTTTGCTTTTCCTGCAGTGCCTTCCTGCATTTTGTGATGGAGGCAAAAGGTCAGAGCAAATTTTAATGCAGTGTGCTAGATGCAGtacaagaattacaaaagaaatagaaaaaaaacttcATTGGTTTTACAGCATTTTTCTTTGCCTGGATGGTGGTGTTTAAGAAAACCCATAAAAAATACCACTTCCAGGCAGCTGTACAGAAGTGATTCTGTCTGAATAAAGCAGAAAGAGGCCTAATACacttaaaagaaacagaaaaaaagcaacaacaaaagaaCAGTGTTCATGCCAAGTTCAATGCTTCTAACAATACAGCTGTATTTTTGGGAGTGGAAGTTCCCATCCTAATGCAAAACAAAATCCAAAGCCACCCCTGACTTCTTATGCCTGCGAAACACAGTTCCTCTAAATTACAGAGCTTGTCTGTGACAGGTACAGTAACAAGGAAGTACACCTAAtacaaattaaataaataaataaaatatacctAATATAAAATAAGTTGCATCAAGTGCATAAAGAACAGAACCAAGCCTGTAACAGTTTGTAAGGGCAGTGGGGGAAAGCGGTGGTCTGCCCATTCCCAGGACCTTACTTTTTTCCTGCACTGTTGTCAAAGCATTCACAGAGTTCAGCTCTGAATGTAAAGTATCT includes these proteins:
- the COQ2 gene encoding 4-hydroxybenzoate polyprenyltransferase, mitochondrial encodes the protein MAAALLARWCRGVPGLRDTLGLRAARLPLAAAPPLLLRRLAAPPGPRSFSAAELVRAAPAPLQPYLRLMRLHQPAGTWLLYLPCTWSIGLAAAPGCLPDWHMLSLFGVGAVLMRGAGCTINDMWDRDYDRQVARTASRPLAAGDISTFQSLVFLGGQLSLALCVLLCLNYYSIILGASSLFLVITYPLMKRITYWPQLVLGFTFNWGALLGWSAIKGSCEWSVCLPLYFAGVMWTLVYDTIYAHQDKRDDIMIGVKSTALHFKKDTKQWLSGFSLAMLLSLCVTGVNCNQTLPYYSAVAAVGAHLAHQIYTLDIDKPEDCWKKFASNRTVGILLFVGIVLGNLWK